A genome region from Thermodesulfobacteriota bacterium includes the following:
- a CDS encoding sigma 54-interacting transcriptional regulator, whose amino-acid sequence MRKILVVDDSLSVRESLRIIFKDKFSIITSGFDENPFSLANTEDVELVIMGVVHPLDSRIGFLQRLVEYNQNIAVLLMMEYRTSKEVVDIFDHRNFDFVFKPFSIYEVRKKVQRLLSRKESISSLSEVTHKTRNIVKYRKIYESPLLEQQVLTIVSKALGNDAPVLIKGEMGSGQEWVAKIIHYNGLRSEGEFFKLNCVNLSEESFVNTLLTIKKEASCKSLGTLYLEEIGGADLSIQMGLMEVIEEQRITANGKKEFDLNLRVIASTGRDLLEKINNGEFREDLFYRLNTIPISLSPLRERKEDIPSIANYILDDLSQRMKLQDKRLSTGALNLLKNYYWPGNIRELESVINRSAILADKEIISNRELSFGINDNIISSPSEDEKSEAYLHLPVSVRTQTGTTHRQEYPAQRLCGVENSEFSFETLITSLAHEVKNPLVSIKTFAQLLPERFEDAEFRGQFYQIVGENVEKINNLVEEITGYTKFSKPKFCIIDLRSLIKEVVEKHSYNLGERKSAILREFDKGLPPVLSDKDQLLYIFDNIFSNILTTVPEGKVLSITTGVSEFNLGEANHLLGLEEMGNKAIEIIIPLSHSVMTTLSISTYPPILDLELFLAQRLVNKNLGIMEIMNFSEEGVAIRIKLPIALSKGS is encoded by the coding sequence ATGAGAAAGATATTGGTTGTAGATGATTCTCTCAGTGTAAGAGAATCACTTAGAATAATATTCAAAGACAAATTTAGCATTATAACATCAGGTTTTGATGAAAATCCCTTTTCATTGGCTAATACCGAAGATGTAGAGCTTGTGATCATGGGAGTAGTCCATCCACTGGATTCCAGGATAGGCTTTTTACAGAGATTAGTCGAATACAATCAAAATATAGCTGTATTACTGATGATGGAATATCGAACGTCGAAAGAGGTTGTAGATATTTTTGACCATAGAAATTTCGATTTTGTTTTTAAGCCCTTTAGTATTTATGAGGTCAGGAAAAAAGTTCAGAGATTATTAAGCCGAAAGGAATCCATTTCTTCCTTATCCGAAGTTACTCATAAAACCAGAAATATTGTTAAATACCGAAAGATTTATGAGTCACCCCTTTTAGAACAACAGGTGTTAACTATAGTTTCTAAAGCCCTTGGTAATGATGCGCCGGTTTTAATTAAAGGAGAAATGGGATCAGGACAGGAATGGGTAGCAAAGATAATTCACTATAACGGATTAAGGAGTGAAGGGGAGTTCTTCAAACTCAATTGTGTTAATTTATCCGAGGAATCATTTGTAAACACACTGCTTACAATAAAAAAAGAGGCATCCTGTAAAAGTCTTGGCACATTGTATCTGGAAGAGATAGGGGGAGCGGATTTAAGTATTCAGATGGGGTTAATGGAGGTCATTGAAGAACAGAGAATTACTGCAAATGGGAAAAAGGAATTTGATTTAAACCTGAGAGTAATTGCATCTACCGGCAGAGATCTATTAGAAAAGATCAATAATGGAGAATTCAGAGAAGATCTATTTTATCGTTTAAATACAATTCCAATCAGTCTATCCCCCTTGCGGGAAAGGAAGGAAGATATTCCGTCTATTGCAAACTATATCCTGGATGACCTGAGTCAAAGGATGAAATTACAGGATAAGAGATTGTCTACAGGTGCATTAAATTTATTAAAAAACTATTACTGGCCTGGCAACATAAGAGAACTGGAGAGTGTTATAAACCGCAGTGCGATCCTGGCAGATAAAGAGATTATTTCAAACCGGGAACTTTCCTTTGGCATTAACGATAATATAATCAGCAGCCCCTCAGAAGACGAAAAGTCGGAAGCCTATCTGCACCTGCCTGTGAGTGTCCGTACGCAGACAGGTACAACGCACAGGCAGGAATACCCCGCACAGAGATTGTGCGGGGTAGAAAACAGCGAGTTCTCCTTCGAGACCCTTATTACGAGTCTGGCACATGAAGTAAAAAACCCGCTGGTTTCTATAAAAACCTTTGCTCAGCTTTTACCAGAGAGATTTGAAGACGCAGAATTTAGAGGTCAGTTTTATCAAATAGTGGGAGAAAACGTAGAGAAGATAAACAACCTTGTAGAGGAGATTACAGGATATACCAAATTCTCAAAGCCTAAATTTTGTATAATTGATCTTCGAAGCTTAATTAAAGAGGTAGTGGAGAAACACTCATACAATCTGGGTGAACGTAAATCTGCTATTTTAAGAGAATTCGATAAGGGTTTGCCTCCTGTTTTGAGTGATAAAGACCAGCTTCTGTATATCTTTGATAATATCTTTTCAAATATACTGACTACGGTTCCTGAAGGGAAGGTTTTATCAATCACCACAGGGGTGTCAGAGTTTAACCTTGGAGAGGCAAACCATCTGTTGGGATTGGAAGAGATGGGTAATAAGGCAATAGAGATAATTATCCCCTTGTCTCATTCTGTAATGACAACCTTGTCTATATCAACCTACCCCCCTATCCTGGATTTAGAATTATTTTTAGCCCAGAGATTAGTAAATAAAAATCTTGGAATAATGGAGATAATGAATTTTAGTGAAGAGGGAGTAGCAATCAGGATAAAGCTGCCTATTGCCCTTAGTAAAGGATCATGA